GTCGAGGTCGAGCGGGCGCACGTTGTGGAGGGTGTGCGAGCCCACGTAGTCGAGGCTGAGGGTCCAGTGCCCGGGCAATGCGCGTTGCAGGCCGAGCGTCCACTGCTCGGTGTAGGGGTTGAGGAGCACGCCGGGATAGCCCTTGAGCGTGGAGACGGGGAAGAACTGGTTGTAGTAAGCGGCGCGGCCGGGACGGATGTAAAGACTGAGCAGCGGCACCTGCGCTCCGGCAGGAAAGGCCGGGAGCGGCGCGGCGGCGACGCTGGTGGGAAAGCCGATCTGGCCCGGCGCGGCGGTGTAGTTGAAGACGCCGGTGGGTCCGGTGAGTGCGTAGTTTGCCTGAGAGTTGTCGACGATTTGCGAGTAGTAGATGCCGAAGCCGCCGCGCACTACGGTCTGGCCGCGTCCGCCGAGGTCGTAGTCAAAGCCAATGCGCGGGGCGAAATCGTTGCGGGCATCGGTGAAGGTCTGCTGTTCATAGCGCAGGCCGAGGTTGAGGGTGAGGTTGTTGCTGGCCTGATAGTCGTCCTGCGCGAAGAGCGCCCAGAGAAAGTCGTTGACCGTGTAATTGGCGTTGCCGTAGCTCTGGGTGTAGGTCTGCACGTTGGCGATGTTGCCGAGATAGGCCGGGCTTTCGCAGTAGGAGAGCGACTGCGTGCAGGTGTTGTAGACGAATTCTCCGTCGTAGATGGGGCCGCCGAACTCTTTGCTGTCGCCGCCGGTGTGAGCCGCGACGAGGCTCGCGCCGAAGCGGACCTGATGGCGTCCCCAATCGGCGGAGAGCACATCGTCGGCGGAGTACTGGTGGTTCATGAGCAGCGCCTGCTGCGAGGTGCCCGAGGTGAAGGTTCCGCCGGTGGAGATGGGCACGGAGTATTCGGTGCCGTAGACGGCGGGGTCAAACTCGGTGATGGGCGAGGCAAGCTGGAACTGTGCGCGGAGGTCGTTGAGCAGCGTGGGGCTGAGGATGTAGGTGTCGCCAATCTCTGTGGTGTAGGTGCGGCGGCGGAAGGTGCGCGCGACGGAGGGCAGCGTGTTGCCGCCGACGATTCCAGTGGGGTTGGTGTCGTAAAAAAGGTCGTCGCTCTCGCGCAGAAAGACGCGGTGCTTTGCGCTGAACTCGTGATCGATGCGCAGGTAGGCAAGGCCTCCGCGATATTTGCCGATGAAATTGCCGGGCGCGATGGGCGAGGTGACGGGCGAGGCCTTGTTTTCAGAGCTGTATTCGCCAGAGACGAAGAACTGCGTGCGGTGACCGAGCGGGCCGGAGAGTGAAGCGGCGGCCTGGCCCAGGGTGTCATTGGTGAGATCGTTGCCGCTGGCCGCGTTGGTGCTGTTGAAGCCGGAGAGTTTGGCCTCAGTGGAAGATGGCCTCCACATGCCGAAGGCAGAGCCGTGGAATTGATTTGTGCCGCTTTTGGTGACAATATTCACGACGCTGCCGGCGCTGGCTCCGTATTCGGCGGAGAAGGAGTTTTCAAGCACGGTCATTTCGCTGACCGCGTTGAGAGGAATATCGCTGAAGATTGTCTGCCGGCCCCAACTGTCATTGGCGTTTGCACCATCGACCTCGAACCAGGTCTGGCGGCGGCCCGCACCGTTGGTGGTGAAGAGATCCTGATTCATGAAGATGTCGCCCTGGTTGATGGCGGGGCGGTTGGCGGCGTTGAGCAGCGGCAGGTAGGTGATGCGGCTGTTGAAGAGCGGCAGGTTGCGTATCTGGCGCGCGGTGAGGACCTCGCCCATCTGGGGCTCGTCGGTGCGCAGTGCGCCTGCTTCGCCGGTGACGACCACGCGGGCAGAGCTGCCGGGAAGCGAGAGACGTGCGTAGATTTGCGCGGTCACTCCCGCTTCGAGTTGCAGGGCATGGATGTGTGCGGGAGCGAATCCCTGAGAGTTTGCGGTGAGGGTATAGCTGCCGGCGATGGGCAGGCTGCCAAACGTAGCAGTGCCGCCGGGGCCGGTGAGCGTGTGGCGCGTGAGGGCGGATTGCGGATTGCTCAGCGTGACGAGTGCATGCGCGATGGCGCGGCCGTCGGGGTCAAGGACGTGGACTCGAAGGGTCGCAGTGTCAGGGGTCTGCGCAGCGGCAGCGGCTGCGAGTGAGAGGCAGAGAAGAAGTCCACAAAACGCACGAAACATATAAAGAAGATTAATGTGCGCAGTAGCCATTTTGCGGGCGAACTCCGCATGGCTATACGACTTTCTACGAATTTAGGTGGAATACCGGGAAGCTCGTGGGCCGCTGAGGAAAGACAGGGATTTACGATAGAGGGTTCGCTCATCCCCGGAGGTTCCGCAGTGTCTGTTTGGCGTGCGCTCGTGTTTCGTTGTTTTGGCTGTCTTTGTGTTGCAGCAGGGTTTGGCGCGGCCGCCATCGCGCAGGCGCAAGTGGTGGCGCTGACGCATGTGGGCCATGTGCGGCCTTTGCCCGATGGCATTGAGGTGCAGAGCGGCCCGGGCGTGCTGCGGGTGCTGGCACTGCGCGGCGATGTGCTGCGCTTTACGATGTCGAGCACGGCGAAGCTGCCGGATGGCGGTTCGTGGGCTGTGCTGCCGGCGGCGCGCGAGGCGCGGGTGAAGGTGACGCCGTATTCGAGCGCGGATGCCGTGGGCTTTGATACTCCTGACCTGGAAGTACGCATTGCGCGAAGCACGATGCTGACCACCGTGCTCGATGCGCAGGGCCATGTGCTGATGAGGGATGCCTCGCCTGTGGAGTTCTACAAGAGCGACAAGGAAGGCGACACCGGCTTTGAGGTGTGGAAGGTGATGCCGCGGAACGAGCACTACTTCGGACTGGGTGATAAGACGGCCCCGCTTGACCGGCGCGGCTGGCAGTTCACGATGTGGAATACGGATCACCCGTACTGGCAGCGGGGCACGGATCCGATCTATAAGGACATTCCTTACTTCATGGCCTTTCGCGCGGGCAAGGCTTATGGGCTGTATCTGGACAATACGTGGCGGACGACGTTTGATTTTGGCAAAGAGCGGCGGGATGAGTATTCGTTTGGATCAGAAGGCGGCCCGCTGGACTATTACTTCTTTTATGGCCCCACGCCGAAGAAGGTGGAGCGCGATTATGCGTGGCTGACCGGCACGATGCCGCTGCCGCCCAAGTGGACGCTCGGCTATCAGCAGTCGCGCTTCAGCTATGGCACAGCAGCCAAGGTGCGGGCGATTGCCGATCATCTGCGGCAGGACAAGATTCCTGCCGATGCCATCTACATGGACATCGATTACCAGGTTCACTACCGGCCCTTCACGATTGACGAGAAGAAGTTTCCGGATTTTCCGGCGCTGGTAAAGGAGTTGGCGAAGCAGGATTTTCATTTGGTGATGATCACTGACCTGCACATTGCTTATCTGCCGAAGGACAAGAGCTATGCGCCGTTC
The DNA window shown above is from Acidobacterium capsulatum ATCC 51196 and carries:
- a CDS encoding TonB-dependent receptor, producing the protein MATAHINLLYMFRAFCGLLLCLSLAAAAAAQTPDTATLRVHVLDPDGRAIAHALVTLSNPQSALTRHTLTGPGGTATFGSLPIAGSYTLTANSQGFAPAHIHALQLEAGVTAQIYARLSLPGSSARVVVTGEAGALRTDEPQMGEVLTARQIRNLPLFNSRITYLPLLNAANRPAINQGDIFMNQDLFTTNGAGRRQTWFEVDGANANDSWGRQTIFSDIPLNAVSEMTVLENSFSAEYGASAGSVVNIVTKSGTNQFHGSAFGMWRPSSTEAKLSGFNSTNAASGNDLTNDTLGQAAASLSGPLGHRTQFFVSGEYSSENKASPVTSPIAPGNFIGKYRGGLAYLRIDHEFSAKHRVFLRESDDLFYDTNPTGIVGGNTLPSVARTFRRRTYTTEIGDTYILSPTLLNDLRAQFQLASPITEFDPAVYGTEYSVPISTGGTFTSGTSQQALLMNHQYSADDVLSADWGRHQVRFGASLVAAHTGGDSKEFGGPIYDGEFVYNTCTQSLSYCESPAYLGNIANVQTYTQSYGNANYTVNDFLWALFAQDDYQASNNLTLNLGLRYEQQTFTDARNDFAPRIGFDYDLGGRGQTVVRGGFGIYYSQIVDNSQANYALTGPTGVFNYTAAPGQIGFPTSVAAAPLPAFPAGAQVPLLSLYIRPGRAAYYNQFFPVSTLKGYPGVLLNPYTEQWTLGLQRALPGHWTLSLDYVGSHTLHNVRPLDLDSPAPFIRTAQGQSRSAQAANCTRPYWVYWYNEHGMTCSPTHASNPEPPYSVIQSDVNDGYANYNALDINLNHHFANGSWLLASYAWSHALDNVDPDIPSQNPNDPNFTGTAEYGNAIFDQRNRFVLSGVYDAPFRIQLGGIATLASGLPYNIVTGTTNSGDNRATTDRPVIDGHVIGRNTGRGEAIYDVSPFVERDFPIPGTRAHLALRAEALNATNHANFVGYSGTYGNGNAPGQGFGQPLPGVSNQLPARELQFSSRFTF